A stretch of the Massilia varians genome encodes the following:
- a CDS encoding M48 family metallopeptidase yields the protein MTSSRIDGHQLELFAQEFFAALKPSDKPAPPAQPLFKAPPPAPRHLIPTPPVADGEPPLKRIVLGAHTVDYALRRSTRRSIGFMIDDDGLRVTAPRRCTQIDIDNAIRAKQRWILTKLLERGERRAQRQERIPVAWKDGARLPYLGGEITLRLEEASRSHCQYDAANRELWIGVVPGLSEWQLKERVKLWFQAEAKRLFRERLDFFAPQLNVAYKAFALSSAGTRWGSCTIEGNIRLNWRLVHYPASLVDYVVVHELAHLREMNHSPRFWATVAEVYPDYDGARLALKKRSLEMPVLFAD from the coding sequence ATGACCTCCTCCAGGATCGACGGGCACCAGCTGGAACTGTTTGCACAGGAATTCTTCGCGGCGCTCAAGCCTTCGGATAAACCGGCTCCGCCCGCGCAGCCTCTCTTCAAGGCGCCGCCTCCGGCGCCGCGCCACCTCATCCCGACGCCGCCGGTCGCCGACGGCGAGCCGCCGCTCAAGCGCATCGTCCTCGGCGCCCACACCGTCGATTACGCCCTGCGCCGCTCGACGCGCCGCTCGATCGGCTTCATGATCGACGACGACGGCCTGCGCGTGACCGCCCCGCGCCGCTGCACCCAGATCGACATCGACAACGCGATCCGCGCCAAGCAGCGCTGGATCCTCACCAAGCTGCTGGAGCGCGGCGAGCGCCGCGCCCAGCGCCAGGAACGCATACCGGTGGCGTGGAAGGACGGCGCCCGCCTGCCCTACCTGGGCGGCGAGATCACCCTGCGGCTGGAAGAAGCGTCGCGCAGCCACTGCCAGTACGATGCGGCGAACCGCGAGCTGTGGATCGGCGTGGTGCCCGGCCTGTCGGAATGGCAGCTGAAGGAACGCGTCAAGCTGTGGTTCCAGGCCGAGGCGAAACGGCTGTTCAGGGAGCGCCTGGATTTCTTCGCGCCGCAGCTGAACGTGGCCTACAAGGCCTTTGCGCTGTCGTCGGCCGGCACGCGCTGGGGTTCGTGCACGATCGAGGGGAATATCCGCCTGAACTGGCGCCTGGTGCACTATCCGGCTTCCCTGGTGGACTACGTGGTGGTGCACGAACTGGCGCACCTGCGCGAAATGAACCACAGCCCGCGCTTCTGGGCGACGGTGGCCGAGGTGTATCCGGATTACGACGGGGCGCGGCTGGCGCTCAAGAAGCGCTCGCTGGAGATGCCAGTTTTATTTGCGGATTGA
- a CDS encoding YcxB family protein, with product MLIQEQADDKLLHVPVSDRPVDMPAPSAAPPVPLSELHFFVRYTLGEYISFMWQHGGFLIRRRRIRWPASLYLRLKSTLGAALHFVMLGRGRRTYEFTIDQHGIVRTSGGVTLIGWEDVIGVRTYSRGFMMVLKRGTLPIPYRALSDAQKGAMKELAAARRDSLL from the coding sequence ATGCTGATCCAGGAACAGGCCGACGACAAGCTGCTGCACGTGCCTGTGAGTGACCGCCCCGTCGACATGCCGGCGCCATCCGCTGCGCCTCCCGTCCCCTTGTCCGAACTGCATTTCTTCGTGCGCTACACGCTCGGCGAATACATCAGCTTCATGTGGCAGCACGGCGGCTTCCTCATCCGCCGCCGCCGCATCCGCTGGCCAGCCAGCCTCTACCTGCGCCTGAAAAGCACCCTGGGCGCCGCCCTCCATTTCGTCATGCTCGGCCGCGGACGCCGCACCTACGAGTTCACCATCGACCAGCACGGCATCGTGCGCACCAGCGGGGGCGTGACCCTGATCGGGTGGGAAGACGTGATCGGCGTGCGCACCTACTCGCGCGGGTTCATGATGGTGCTCAAGCGCGGGACCTTGCCGATTCCGTATCGGGCGCTGTCGGATGCGCAGAAGGGGGCGATGAAAGAGTTGGCGGCTGCCCGCCGGGATTCGCTTCTGTAG
- the waaA gene encoding lipid IV(A) 3-deoxy-D-manno-octulosonic acid transferase, with protein MKRWLYSLAWWLALPLVFGRLWWRGRQEPGYRAHWAERLGFPAAPPSTRMTLWVHAVSVGETRAAEPLVEALLAAYPDSRILLTHMTPTGRATGKSLFGHHGERLVQSYLPYDTGFMVGRFLRRFQPRVCILMETEVWPNLIAGCASAGVPVALVNARLSERSLRRGRKMGALMTDAAQAITLVAAQTEADAARIRSLGAPQVAVTGSIKFDVVPPQAALEKGAWLRAQFGQRPVFLCASTREGEEALILDAWVRAADKPAAALLAIVPRHPQRFDEVEKLAAARGLRVERRSRLEAGLEGADVLLGDSMGEMFAYYAACDCAFIGGSLMRLGGQNLIEACALGKPVLVGEHTFNFAQATDEAVADGAALRVPDADALMAAALRLLEDGAARSAMGAHALAFAGRHRGATLRTVELLRRLIR; from the coding sequence GTGAAGCGCTGGCTGTACTCGCTGGCCTGGTGGCTGGCGCTGCCGCTCGTGTTCGGCCGCCTGTGGTGGCGCGGGCGCCAGGAGCCCGGCTACCGCGCCCACTGGGCCGAGCGGCTCGGGTTTCCCGCTGCGCCGCCATCGACGCGCATGACCCTGTGGGTGCACGCCGTCTCGGTGGGCGAAACCCGCGCGGCCGAGCCGCTGGTCGAGGCGCTGCTGGCCGCGTATCCCGATTCCCGCATCCTGCTGACCCACATGACGCCGACCGGGCGCGCCACCGGCAAGTCCCTGTTCGGCCACCATGGCGAGCGCCTGGTGCAGTCCTACCTGCCTTACGACACCGGCTTCATGGTGGGGCGCTTCCTGCGCCGCTTCCAGCCGCGCGTGTGCATCCTGATGGAGACCGAGGTCTGGCCGAACCTGATTGCCGGCTGCGCGTCGGCCGGGGTGCCGGTGGCGCTGGTCAATGCGCGCCTGTCGGAACGCTCGCTCAGACGCGGGCGCAAAATGGGCGCCCTGATGACGGACGCGGCGCAGGCCATCACCCTGGTGGCGGCGCAGACCGAGGCTGACGCGGCCCGTATCCGCTCGCTCGGCGCGCCGCAGGTGGCGGTGACCGGCAGCATCAAGTTCGACGTGGTGCCGCCCCAGGCCGCGCTGGAGAAGGGCGCCTGGCTGCGTGCGCAGTTTGGCCAGCGCCCGGTGTTCCTGTGCGCCAGCACCCGCGAGGGCGAGGAAGCCCTGATCCTGGACGCCTGGGTGCGCGCCGCCGACAAGCCGGCCGCTGCGCTGCTGGCGATCGTGCCGCGCCATCCGCAGCGTTTCGACGAGGTGGAGAAGCTGGCGGCGGCGCGCGGCCTGAGGGTGGAGCGGCGCTCGCGCCTGGAAGCGGGCCTCGAGGGCGCCGACGTGCTGCTGGGCGACTCGATGGGCGAGATGTTCGCCTATTACGCCGCCTGCGACTGCGCCTTCATCGGCGGCAGCCTGATGCGGCTGGGCGGCCAGAACCTGATCGAAGCCTGCGCCCTCGGCAAGCCGGTGCTGGTGGGCGAGCACACCTTCAACTTCGCCCAGGCGACCGACGAGGCGGTGGCCGACGGCGCGGCCCTGCGCGTGCCTGATGCCGACGCCTTGATGGCGGCCGCGCTGCGCCTGCTGGAAGACGGGGCCGCGCGCAGCGCGATGGGCGCCCACGCGCTCGCGTTCGCGGGCCGCCACCGCGGCGCCACCCTGCGCACTGTTGAACTCCTGCGACGACTTATCCGGTAG
- the waaC gene encoding lipopolysaccharide heptosyltransferase I encodes MKILLVRVSSLGDVLHNLPMVADILRHHPGATIDWVVEEGYTSLVRLNPHVRKIIPWALRRWRKGLGKAQTRAEIKAFFSTLREEEYDYVFDTQGLLKTGVIMGAARVRKGGRKVGLANGSEGSGYEGISRIFHTDSIPLNPRTHAVARGRMVAGAALGYAVDDPPDFGLPAPQAGSRPDFLPREDYAVFFHGTARDAKRWPRENWIELGRALAPMPVLLPWGSPQERQEAEAMAAGLPNARVLPKLSMMDAVALARHARLAVGVDTGLTHIAAAFVRPTVEIYCDSPKWKTEGNWSDRIVNLGDLGAPPSAPEVIAAARRLLEAV; translated from the coding sequence TTGAAGATCCTGCTGGTGCGCGTGTCGTCGCTGGGCGACGTGCTGCATAACCTGCCGATGGTGGCCGACATCTTGCGCCACCATCCGGGCGCCACCATCGACTGGGTGGTGGAAGAGGGCTACACCAGCCTGGTGCGCCTGAATCCGCACGTCCGGAAAATCATTCCCTGGGCGCTGCGCCGCTGGCGCAAGGGCCTCGGCAAGGCGCAGACCCGGGCCGAGATCAAGGCCTTCTTCTCTACTTTGCGCGAGGAAGAATACGACTATGTGTTCGACACCCAGGGCCTGCTCAAGACCGGCGTCATCATGGGCGCGGCGCGCGTGCGCAAGGGCGGCAGGAAGGTCGGCCTGGCCAACGGCAGCGAAGGCTCGGGCTATGAGGGCATCTCGCGCATCTTCCATACCGACAGCATTCCACTGAATCCGCGCACCCACGCGGTGGCGCGCGGGCGCATGGTCGCCGGCGCCGCGCTCGGCTACGCGGTGGACGACCCGCCCGATTTCGGCCTGCCGGCGCCGCAGGCGGGCTCGCGTCCCGATTTCCTGCCGCGCGAGGACTACGCCGTGTTCTTCCACGGCACCGCGCGCGACGCCAAGCGCTGGCCGCGCGAGAACTGGATCGAACTGGGGCGCGCGCTGGCGCCGATGCCGGTGTTGCTGCCGTGGGGCTCGCCCCAGGAACGGCAGGAAGCCGAGGCCATGGCTGCCGGCCTGCCGAATGCGCGCGTGCTGCCCAAGCTGTCGATGATGGACGCGGTGGCGCTGGCCCGGCATGCACGCCTCGCGGTCGGCGTGGACACCGGCCTGACCCACATCGCCGCGGCGTTTGTCCGTCCCACGGTCGAGATCTACTGCGATTCGCCCAAGTGGAAGACCGAGGGCAACTGGTCGGATCGCATCGTCAACCTCGGCGACCTCGGCGCGCCGCCGTCCGCGCCTGAGGTGATCGCCGCCGCGCGCCGCCTGCTGGAGGCCGTGTGA
- a CDS encoding phosphomannomutase/phosphoglucomutase: MLALSKTIFKAYDIRGVIDKTLDEGIARHIGRAFGAAALAKGERKVVIGRDGRLSGPGLAAALGEGLRDAGVDVIDLGMVATPMVYFATNVLDTRSGIMVTGSHNPPDYNGFKMVMAGEAIYGDAILALHDSIAAYDGKVAEQRGGYGTHDIRAAYLERIIGDVKIARPIKIAVDCGNGVAGAFAPDLFRGMGCEVVELFCDVDGHFPNHHPDPAHPENLQDLIKALQDTDAEIGLAFDGDGDRLGIVTKDGQIIFPDRQMMLFASDVLSRNPGAEILYDVKCTRHLAPWIEKAGGRPLMWKTGHSLVKAKLKETGAPLGGEMSGHIFFKDRWYGFDDGLYAGARMLEILTKEQDPSKLLNSLPIASSTPELHLHLNEGENFALIDSLRANATFPTSTSINGIDGLRVEYPDGFGLARSSNTTPVVVLRFEGENPEALARIQAEFKTVILAAKPDAALPF; the protein is encoded by the coding sequence ATGCTTGCTCTCTCGAAAACGATCTTCAAGGCCTACGACATTCGCGGCGTCATCGACAAGACGCTCGACGAAGGCATCGCGCGCCATATCGGCCGCGCATTCGGCGCCGCCGCGCTGGCGAAGGGAGAGCGCAAGGTCGTGATCGGCCGCGACGGCCGCCTGTCGGGCCCCGGCCTGGCCGCCGCCCTGGGCGAAGGCCTGCGCGACGCCGGCGTGGATGTGATCGACCTCGGCATGGTCGCCACCCCGATGGTCTATTTCGCCACCAACGTGCTCGATACCCGCTCGGGCATCATGGTCACCGGCAGCCACAATCCGCCGGATTACAACGGTTTCAAGATGGTGATGGCGGGCGAGGCGATCTACGGCGACGCCATCCTGGCCCTGCACGACAGCATCGCAGCGTATGACGGCAAGGTGGCCGAGCAGCGCGGCGGCTACGGCACCCACGATATCCGCGCAGCCTATCTCGAGCGCATCATTGGCGACGTCAAGATCGCACGCCCGATCAAGATCGCGGTCGACTGCGGCAACGGCGTGGCCGGCGCCTTTGCCCCTGACCTGTTCCGCGGGATGGGCTGCGAGGTGGTCGAACTGTTCTGCGACGTTGACGGCCACTTCCCGAACCACCACCCGGACCCGGCGCACCCGGAAAACCTGCAGGACCTCATCAAGGCGCTGCAGGACACCGACGCCGAGATCGGCCTGGCTTTCGACGGCGACGGCGACCGCCTCGGCATCGTCACCAAGGATGGCCAGATCATCTTCCCGGACCGCCAGATGATGCTGTTCGCCAGCGACGTCCTGTCGCGCAACCCGGGCGCCGAAATCCTGTACGACGTCAAGTGCACGCGCCACCTCGCTCCCTGGATCGAGAAAGCGGGCGGGCGCCCGCTGATGTGGAAGACCGGCCACTCGCTGGTCAAGGCCAAGCTCAAGGAAACCGGCGCACCGCTGGGCGGCGAGATGAGCGGTCACATCTTCTTCAAGGACCGCTGGTACGGCTTCGACGACGGCCTGTACGCCGGCGCGCGCATGCTCGAGATCCTGACGAAAGAGCAGGACCCTTCCAAGCTGCTGAACAGCCTGCCGATCGCCAGCAGCACGCCGGAACTGCACCTGCACCTGAACGAAGGCGAGAACTTCGCCCTGATCGACAGCCTGCGCGCCAACGCGACTTTTCCGACCTCCACCAGCATCAACGGCATCGACGGCCTGCGCGTGGAATACCCGGACGGCTTCGGCCTGGCGCGTTCCTCGAACACCACCCCGGTGGTGGTGCTGCGCTTCGAAGGCGAGAACCCGGAAGCCCTGGCCCGCATCCAGGCCGAGTTCAAGACCGTGATCCTGGCGGCCAAGCCGGACGCCGCACTGCCGTTCTAA
- a CDS encoding H-NS histone family protein — MDLSNMSVGDLRNLQEQIKQEMKKREVQEVQKAREQILAIAQSVGVPLKDLLATGGRGSATKGNSVAVRYRHPDNASQQWTGRGRQPKWVKEWVEGGKSLDKLRV, encoded by the coding sequence ATGGATCTGTCCAATATGTCCGTAGGCGATCTGCGCAACCTGCAAGAACAAATCAAGCAGGAGATGAAGAAGCGCGAAGTCCAGGAAGTGCAAAAGGCGCGCGAACAGATTCTGGCGATCGCGCAGAGTGTTGGCGTACCCCTCAAGGACCTGCTGGCCACCGGTGGCCGCGGCAGCGCGACCAAGGGCAATTCGGTGGCCGTGCGTTATCGCCATCCGGACAATGCATCGCAGCAGTGGACCGGCCGCGGCCGCCAGCCGAAATGGGTCAAGGAATGGGTCGAAGGCGGCAAGTCGCTCGACAAGCTGCGCGTCTAA
- a CDS encoding MraY family glycosyltransferase: MFSFFVGFVSCALLTLLVIKYAKRNDFALDADYGGVQKFHAHLVARIGGVPIFLAVLFTAALSTMREPALGAWIAPLLGCAFIAMAGGIVEDYTGRVSPARRLLLTMLAALFAYFLLDAKMVRLDLPWGALPLQLDLLVLPLTVLAVAGIANAVNIIDGFNGLASMVSICMLLSLAYVALQVGDMVVLVTALIVAGATAGFLIWNYPVGLIFLGDGGAYFIGFMLGELALLLVMRNPGVSTWYAALLLIYPAFETIFSAYRRMFVRGKSPALPDGIHLHSLIFRRIVQWTVGPREARALMKRNARTSPYLWLFSLMAVIPATVFWKNTSVLIFFSLLFIISYLWLYVRIVRFKSPRWLFLQKKKRN, from the coding sequence ATGTTCTCCTTTTTCGTCGGTTTCGTATCCTGTGCGCTGCTGACCCTGCTGGTGATTAAGTATGCCAAGCGCAATGACTTTGCACTCGACGCCGATTATGGCGGCGTGCAGAAGTTCCATGCGCATCTGGTTGCGCGCATCGGCGGCGTGCCGATCTTTCTCGCCGTCTTATTCACCGCCGCGCTGTCGACGATGCGCGAGCCGGCGCTCGGCGCATGGATCGCGCCTTTGCTCGGATGCGCATTCATTGCCATGGCCGGCGGTATCGTCGAAGACTATACCGGGCGGGTTTCGCCGGCGCGCCGGCTGCTGCTCACGATGCTGGCGGCCCTGTTCGCCTATTTCCTGCTCGATGCGAAAATGGTGCGCCTCGACCTGCCATGGGGCGCGCTGCCGCTGCAATTGGATCTGCTGGTGCTGCCGCTCACGGTGCTTGCGGTGGCGGGCATCGCCAATGCCGTGAATATCATCGACGGCTTCAATGGCCTGGCCAGCATGGTCAGCATTTGCATGCTGCTGTCGCTGGCTTATGTGGCGCTGCAGGTGGGGGACATGGTGGTGCTGGTGACCGCGCTGATCGTGGCCGGCGCCACCGCCGGTTTCCTGATCTGGAATTACCCGGTCGGCCTGATTTTCCTCGGCGACGGCGGCGCCTACTTCATCGGTTTCATGCTCGGCGAACTCGCGCTGCTGCTGGTGATGCGCAATCCCGGCGTGTCCACCTGGTATGCCGCGCTGCTGCTGATTTATCCCGCATTCGAAACGATATTCTCCGCTTACCGGCGCATGTTCGTGCGCGGTAAATCACCGGCACTACCGGATGGAATTCATCTGCATAGTTTGATATTCCGGCGTATCGTGCAATGGACGGTAGGGCCGCGCGAAGCACGCGCGCTGATGAAACGGAACGCGCGCACTTCGCCTTATTTATGGTTGTTTTCCTTGATGGCGGTCATTCCCGCAACCGTGTTCTGGAAAAACACCAGTGTGCTCATCTTCTTCAGTTTGTTGTTTATAATCAGTTACCTCTGGTTATATGTGCGTATTGTTCGATTTAAGTCGCCACGCTGGCTTTTCTTACAAAAGAAAAAGCGCAATTAA
- a CDS encoding symmetrical bis(5'-nucleosyl)-tetraphosphatase, with protein sequence MRTYAIGDLQGCAHEAQLLIDRIVDDARQHGPAQPRILFVGDLINRGPDSLTALRRMKALSEANPGRIDALLGNHDLHLIAVAVGAQRASRSDTLDEILAAPDRDELIGWLRRRPLAMFLDAHLLVHAGVAPQWDAAQTMALAHEVETVLRGDGWIDFLGRMYGNEPNAWDDSLRGMARLRCIVNALTRMRLCAPDGSMDFLHKESESGPEGSGLVPWFDLPQRATADVTVVFGHWSALGLVLRPNLVGLDSGCVWGGKLTAVCLDDRSLLQVDCPEYREHSGKQ encoded by the coding sequence ATGAGAACCTACGCCATCGGCGACCTGCAGGGCTGCGCCCACGAAGCCCAACTCCTGATCGACCGCATCGTCGACGACGCGCGGCAGCACGGACCGGCGCAGCCGCGCATCCTGTTCGTGGGCGACCTGATCAACCGCGGTCCGGATTCGCTGACCGCGCTGCGCCGCATGAAGGCCTTGTCCGAAGCGAACCCCGGCCGCATCGACGCGCTGCTCGGCAACCATGACCTGCACCTGATCGCGGTGGCGGTCGGCGCGCAGCGCGCCAGCCGCTCCGATACGCTCGACGAGATCCTGGCCGCGCCCGACCGCGATGAACTGATCGGGTGGCTGCGCCGGCGCCCGCTGGCGATGTTCCTTGATGCGCACCTGCTGGTGCACGCGGGCGTCGCGCCGCAGTGGGATGCGGCGCAGACCATGGCGCTGGCGCACGAGGTCGAGACCGTGCTGCGCGGCGACGGCTGGATCGATTTCCTGGGCCGGATGTACGGGAACGAGCCGAACGCGTGGGACGACAGCCTGCGCGGCATGGCGCGCCTGCGCTGCATCGTCAACGCGCTCACGCGCATGCGCCTGTGCGCGCCGGATGGCAGCATGGATTTCCTGCACAAGGAAAGCGAGAGCGGGCCGGAAGGCTCCGGCCTGGTGCCCTGGTTCGACCTGCCGCAGCGGGCGACGGCCGACGTGACCGTGGTGTTCGGGCACTGGTCGGCGCTGGGGCTGGTGCTGCGGCCCAACCTGGTCGGGCTCGACAGCGGCTGCGTGTGGGGAGGCAAGCTGACGGCGGTGTGCCTGGACGACCGCTCGCTGCTGCAGGTGGATTGTCCCGAGTATCGGGAGCACAGCGGCAAGCAATGA
- the ilvD gene encoding dihydroxy-acid dehydratase, translating to MPTYRSRTTTQGRNMAGARALWRATGMKDGDFEKPIIAVVNSFTQFVPGHVHLKDLGQLVAREIEASGGVAKEFNTIAVDDGIAMGHGGMLYSLPSRDLIADSVEYMVNAHCADAMVCISNCDKITPGMLMAAMRLNIPVVFVSGGPMEAGKVVKVVNNDRKVIKLDLVDAMIKAGDSTVSDADVAEIERSACPTCGSCSGMFTANSMNCLTEALGLSLPGNGTIVATHADRKALFLRAGRLIVEVAKRHYEQDDYSVLPRSIATKAAWENAMALDVSMGGSTNTVLHLLAAAHEAGVDFTMADIDRISRKVPCLCKVAPMTDKYHIEDVHRAGGIISILGELARAGLLDTSLPTVHSPTMGEAIEKYDIKRSDDPAVHRLFRAAPGGVPTQVAFSQAERYEENDLDRSTGCIRDREHAYSQDGGLAVLYGNIAEKGCIVKTAGVDESILRFSGRARVFESQDAAVEGILGDTVHAGDVVIIRYEGPKGGPGMQEMLYPTSYIKSKGLGKACALFTDGRFSGGSSGLVIGHASPEAAEGGAIGLVEEGDIIDIDIPARTINLRVSFEELAHRRGKMEERGRDAWKPVARERYVSQALQAYAALTTSADRGAVRDLSQLHR from the coding sequence ATGCCGACTTACCGTTCCCGCACCACCACCCAGGGCCGCAACATGGCCGGCGCCCGCGCCCTGTGGCGCGCCACCGGCATGAAGGACGGCGACTTCGAGAAACCGATCATCGCGGTGGTCAACTCCTTCACCCAGTTCGTGCCGGGCCACGTGCACCTGAAGGACCTGGGCCAGCTGGTGGCGCGCGAGATCGAGGCCAGCGGCGGCGTGGCCAAGGAATTCAACACCATCGCGGTGGACGACGGCATCGCCATGGGTCATGGCGGCATGCTGTACTCGCTGCCTTCACGCGACCTGATCGCCGACTCGGTCGAGTACATGGTCAACGCCCACTGCGCCGACGCCATGGTCTGCATCTCGAACTGCGACAAGATCACCCCGGGCATGCTGATGGCCGCGATGCGCCTGAACATCCCGGTGGTGTTCGTCTCGGGCGGCCCGATGGAAGCGGGCAAGGTGGTCAAGGTGGTGAACAATGACCGCAAGGTGATCAAGCTCGATCTCGTCGACGCCATGATCAAGGCTGGCGACAGCACCGTGTCCGATGCCGACGTTGCCGAGATCGAACGCTCGGCCTGCCCGACCTGCGGCTCCTGCTCGGGCATGTTCACCGCGAACTCGATGAACTGCCTCACCGAGGCCCTGGGCTTGTCGCTGCCGGGCAACGGCACCATCGTCGCCACCCATGCCGACCGCAAGGCACTGTTCCTGCGCGCCGGCCGCCTGATCGTGGAAGTCGCCAAGCGCCACTACGAGCAGGACGACTACTCGGTGCTGCCGCGCTCGATCGCCACCAAGGCCGCCTGGGAAAACGCGATGGCGCTGGACGTCTCGATGGGCGGCTCCACCAACACCGTGCTGCACCTGCTGGCGGCGGCGCACGAGGCCGGGGTGGACTTCACCATGGCCGACATCGACCGCATCTCGCGCAAGGTGCCCTGCCTGTGCAAGGTGGCGCCGATGACCGACAAGTACCACATCGAGGACGTGCACCGCGCCGGTGGCATCATTTCCATCCTGGGCGAGCTGGCGCGCGCCGGCTTGCTCGACACATCGCTCCCCACCGTGCACAGTCCGACCATGGGTGAGGCGATCGAGAAGTACGACATCAAGCGCAGCGACGATCCTGCCGTGCACCGGCTGTTCCGCGCGGCGCCGGGCGGCGTGCCGACCCAGGTCGCGTTCTCGCAGGCCGAGCGCTACGAGGAAAACGACCTCGATCGCAGCACGGGCTGCATCCGCGACCGCGAGCACGCCTATTCCCAGGACGGCGGCCTGGCAGTCCTGTACGGCAACATCGCCGAGAAGGGCTGCATCGTGAAGACGGCGGGCGTGGACGAGAGCATCCTCAGGTTTTCGGGCCGGGCGCGCGTGTTCGAGAGCCAGGATGCGGCGGTGGAAGGCATCCTCGGCGACACGGTACACGCTGGCGACGTGGTCATCATCCGCTACGAAGGCCCGAAGGGCGGGCCGGGCATGCAGGAAATGCTGTACCCGACCTCGTACATCAAGTCCAAGGGTTTAGGAAAAGCCTGCGCACTGTTCACCGACGGGCGCTTCTCGGGCGGCTCCTCGGGCCTGGTGATCGGCCATGCCTCGCCGGAAGCGGCGGAAGGCGGCGCGATCGGCCTGGTGGAGGAGGGCGACATCATCGACATCGACATCCCGGCGCGCACCATCAACCTGCGCGTGAGCTTCGAAGAGCTGGCGCACCGGCGCGGGAAGATGGAAGAGCGCGGCCGCGATGCCTGGAAGCCGGTGGCGCGCGAGCGCTACGTGTCGCAGGCGCTGCAGGCGTATGCGGCGCTCACCACCTCCGCCGACCGCGGCGCGGTGCGCGACCTGAGCCAGCTGCACCGTTAA
- a CDS encoding lysophospholipid acyltransferase family protein, producing the protein MKIRLALRLARVVVHLVAGLATCALVFPLASGATRERLTRRWSRKLLGLCRIKIEQTPGAPVLGHALIVANHVSWLDIFVINALHPCRFVAKAEIRSWPVLGWLAAGAGTVFIARGNRRELRHIFKGLVTVLQEGQRVAFFPEGTTSRQGEVLPFHANLFEAAIDARVAVQPYALSYVDASGAYHQSVDYTGDTTFVDSLFTILGGAPVTARLQPLAPVDATGAHRRELAEAAQEAVGAALRRDM; encoded by the coding sequence GTGAAGATCCGGCTTGCCCTGCGCCTGGCGCGCGTCGTGGTCCACCTGGTGGCGGGCCTGGCGACCTGCGCCCTGGTGTTCCCGCTGGCGTCTGGCGCCACGCGCGAGCGCCTCACGCGGCGCTGGTCGCGCAAACTGCTCGGCCTGTGCCGCATCAAGATCGAACAGACGCCGGGCGCGCCCGTGCTCGGCCATGCCCTGATCGTGGCCAACCACGTCTCCTGGCTCGACATCTTCGTCATCAACGCGCTGCATCCCTGCCGTTTCGTGGCCAAGGCCGAGATCCGTTCCTGGCCGGTGCTCGGCTGGCTGGCGGCAGGCGCGGGCACGGTCTTCATCGCGCGCGGCAACCGGCGCGAGCTGCGCCACATCTTCAAGGGCCTGGTCACCGTCTTGCAGGAGGGCCAGCGCGTCGCCTTCTTCCCCGAAGGGACCACGTCCCGGCAGGGCGAGGTGCTGCCCTTCCACGCCAACCTGTTCGAGGCCGCCATCGACGCCAGGGTGGCGGTCCAGCCCTATGCGCTGTCCTATGTGGACGCGAGCGGCGCTTATCACCAGTCGGTCGACTACACCGGCGACACCACCTTCGTGGACAGCCTGTTCACGATCCTCGGGGGCGCACCGGTGACCGCGCGGCTGCAGCCGCTGGCGCCGGTCGATGCGACAGGAGCGCACCGCCGCGAGCTGGCCGAGGCCGCGCAGGAGGCGGTTGGCGCGGCTTTGCGCCGTGATATGTAA